The Eptesicus fuscus isolate TK198812 chromosome 17, DD_ASM_mEF_20220401, whole genome shotgun sequence genome has a window encoding:
- the FBXL15 gene encoding F-box/LRR-repeat protein 15 isoform X1: MTPGLKPKEAGSRQLFLSQSEKTLLRTRSRQPKEPPMEPSGGEQEPGAVRLLDLPWEDVLLPHVLSRVPLCQLLRLQRVSRAFRALVQLHLAGLRRFDAAQVGPQIPRAALAWLLRDAERLQELALAPCHEWLSDEDLVPVLARNPQLRSVALAGCGQLSRRTLGALAEGCPRLQRLSLAHCDWVDGLALRGLADRCPALEELDLTACRQLKDEAIVYLAQRRGAGLRSLSLAVNANVGDTAVQELARNCPELEHLDLTGCLRVGSDGVRTLAEYCPALRSLRVRHCHHVAEPSLSRLRKRGVDIDVEPPLHQALVLLQDMAGFAPFVNLQV, translated from the exons ATGACGCCGGGACTGAAG CCCAAGGAGGCGGGTTCGCGGCAGCTGTTCCTAAGCCAAAGCGAGAAGACCTTACTGCGCACGCGCAGTAGACAGCCGAAGGAGCCACCGATGGAGCCGTCCGGAGGGGAGCAAGAGCCGGGAGCCGTCAG GCTCCTGGACCTGCCTTGGGAAGACGTGCTGCTCCCACACGTCCTGAGCCGGGTTCCGCTGTGCCAGCTGCTTCGGCTGCAGCGCGTCAGCCGCGCCTTTCGGGCCCTAGTGCAGCTGCACCTGGCGGGGCTGCGCCGCTTCGACGCTGCTCAG GTGGGTCCGCAGATCCCGCGGGCCGCTTTGGCCTGGCTGCTGCGGGACGCCGAGAGGCTGCAGGAGCTGGCGCTGGCGCCGTGTCACGAATGGTTGTCGGACGAGGATCTGGTGCCGGTGCTGGCGCGGAATCCGCAGCTGCGGAGTGTGGCGCTGGCCGGCTGCGGGCAATTGAGCCGCCGCACGCTGGGGGCGCTGGCCGAGGGCTGCCCCCGGCTGCAGCGCCTATCGCTGGCGCATTGTGACTGGGTAGACGGGCTGGCACTGCGCGGGCTCGCCGACCGCTGTCCGGCCCTTGAAGAGCTGGACCTCACCGCCTGCCGTCAGCTCAAGGATGAGGCCATCGTGTACCTGGCACAGAGGCGCGGTGCAGGGCTCCGAAGCCTCTCTCTGGCGGTCAACGCCAATGTGGGGGACACTGCCGTCCAGGAGTTGGCTCGAAACTGCCCAGAACTCGAGCACCTCGACCTGACGGGCTGCCTCCGCGTTGGAAGCGACGGTGTCAG GACTTTGGCGGAATACTGCCCTGCGCTGCGCTCACTTCGAGTGCGGCACTGCCACCATGTGGCTGAGCCCAGCCTGAGCCGCTTGCGGAAGCGCGGCGTGGACATCGACGTGGAACCCCCGCTGCATCAGGCTCTGGTGCTGCTGCAGGACATGGCAGGCTTTGCACCCTTTGTCAACCTGCAGGTCTGA
- the FBXL15 gene encoding F-box/LRR-repeat protein 15 isoform X2, producing the protein MEPSGGEQEPGAVRLLDLPWEDVLLPHVLSRVPLCQLLRLQRVSRAFRALVQLHLAGLRRFDAAQVGPQIPRAALAWLLRDAERLQELALAPCHEWLSDEDLVPVLARNPQLRSVALAGCGQLSRRTLGALAEGCPRLQRLSLAHCDWVDGLALRGLADRCPALEELDLTACRQLKDEAIVYLAQRRGAGLRSLSLAVNANVGDTAVQELARNCPELEHLDLTGCLRVGSDGVRTLAEYCPALRSLRVRHCHHVAEPSLSRLRKRGVDIDVEPPLHQALVLLQDMAGFAPFVNLQV; encoded by the exons ATGGAGCCGTCCGGAGGGGAGCAAGAGCCGGGAGCCGTCAG GCTCCTGGACCTGCCTTGGGAAGACGTGCTGCTCCCACACGTCCTGAGCCGGGTTCCGCTGTGCCAGCTGCTTCGGCTGCAGCGCGTCAGCCGCGCCTTTCGGGCCCTAGTGCAGCTGCACCTGGCGGGGCTGCGCCGCTTCGACGCTGCTCAG GTGGGTCCGCAGATCCCGCGGGCCGCTTTGGCCTGGCTGCTGCGGGACGCCGAGAGGCTGCAGGAGCTGGCGCTGGCGCCGTGTCACGAATGGTTGTCGGACGAGGATCTGGTGCCGGTGCTGGCGCGGAATCCGCAGCTGCGGAGTGTGGCGCTGGCCGGCTGCGGGCAATTGAGCCGCCGCACGCTGGGGGCGCTGGCCGAGGGCTGCCCCCGGCTGCAGCGCCTATCGCTGGCGCATTGTGACTGGGTAGACGGGCTGGCACTGCGCGGGCTCGCCGACCGCTGTCCGGCCCTTGAAGAGCTGGACCTCACCGCCTGCCGTCAGCTCAAGGATGAGGCCATCGTGTACCTGGCACAGAGGCGCGGTGCAGGGCTCCGAAGCCTCTCTCTGGCGGTCAACGCCAATGTGGGGGACACTGCCGTCCAGGAGTTGGCTCGAAACTGCCCAGAACTCGAGCACCTCGACCTGACGGGCTGCCTCCGCGTTGGAAGCGACGGTGTCAG GACTTTGGCGGAATACTGCCCTGCGCTGCGCTCACTTCGAGTGCGGCACTGCCACCATGTGGCTGAGCCCAGCCTGAGCCGCTTGCGGAAGCGCGGCGTGGACATCGACGTGGAACCCCCGCTGCATCAGGCTCTGGTGCTGCTGCAGGACATGGCAGGCTTTGCACCCTTTGTCAACCTGCAGGTCTGA